A stretch of the Planctomycetota bacterium genome encodes the following:
- a CDS encoding PH domain-containing protein has translation MKQAIAGVAPPTLGEVTTMVTWPSMASTAIGRFLGGLFQIRFGVGSVLTVGNLLALATIPLTMTIYLVRIFPWFTRRYRLTNKRVVVERGLPPRAERWVELSNFDAIEVVVRPGQEWYPAGDLIFRKGPTETLRLEGVLRPETFRQTCLKAQRAFAGVSQALQSA, from the coding sequence ATGAAGCAAGCCATTGCCGGAGTTGCCCCGCCGACCCTTGGTGAAGTGACCACGATGGTTACCTGGCCCAGCATGGCCTCGACCGCGATTGGTCGCTTCCTGGGGGGCTTGTTTCAGATTCGTTTCGGCGTCGGCAGCGTGCTGACCGTGGGCAACTTGCTGGCCCTGGCGACCATTCCGCTGACCATGACGATCTACCTGGTGCGGATTTTCCCCTGGTTCACGCGCCGCTATCGCTTGACCAACAAGCGTGTCGTCGTCGAACGGGGCTTGCCGCCGCGTGCAGAACGCTGGGTCGAATTGTCGAACTTCGACGCCATCGAAGTCGTCGTTCGCCCGGGCCAGGAGTGGTACCCGGCTGGCGATCTGATCTTTCGCAAGGGTCCGACCGAGACGCTGCGCCTGGAAGGGGTGCTACGGCCGGAAACCTTTCGGCAAACCTGCCTGAAAGCACAACGGGCGTTCGCAGGCGTCAGTCAAGCGTTGCAGAGCGCGTGA
- the carA gene encoding glutamine-hydrolyzing carbamoyl-phosphate synthase small subunit gives MTWLAKLALEDGSVFTGEGFGAQGEVDGEVCFNTSMTGYQEILTDPSYRGQIVTMTYPEIGNYGINPDDVESGKPHLAGFVVRNLSRRVSNFRAEGALDEYLARHGIVGISGIDTRALVRTIRSRGAMKGILSTKDLDDASLVHKARKSPGLVGRDLVREVMPEQSCEWEEPLHPLAVLSPTTPGDEHFHVVALDYGMKWNIARHLADMGCRVTVMPGRSTAEQVLAQNPDGVFLSNGPGDPEPLTYAVDTIRDLVGKKPIFGICLGHQLLSLALGAHTFKLKFGHRGANQPVFNELTGTVEITSQNHGFAVAEDSLPPFVEVTHRNLNDGTIEGIRHKELPAFSVQYHPEASAGPHDSSYLFNEFREAMTGQLR, from the coding sequence ATGACCTGGCTCGCGAAACTGGCCTTGGAAGACGGCAGCGTTTTTACCGGCGAGGGCTTTGGCGCTCAGGGGGAAGTTGACGGTGAGGTCTGCTTCAATACCTCGATGACCGGCTACCAGGAAATCCTCACCGATCCGAGTTATCGCGGACAAATTGTCACGATGACCTATCCGGAAATCGGCAACTACGGCATCAATCCCGACGACGTCGAAAGCGGCAAGCCCCACTTGGCCGGCTTTGTGGTGCGAAACCTCAGTCGCCGGGTCAGTAACTTCCGCGCGGAAGGGGCGCTCGATGAGTACCTGGCACGGCATGGCATCGTCGGCATCTCGGGCATCGACACCCGGGCGCTGGTGCGAACCATTCGCAGCCGTGGCGCCATGAAGGGGATTCTCAGCACCAAGGATCTGGACGATGCCAGCCTGGTACACAAAGCGCGAAAGAGTCCCGGCCTGGTCGGTCGCGATCTGGTGCGCGAGGTGATGCCTGAGCAATCGTGCGAGTGGGAAGAGCCGCTCCATCCGCTGGCCGTGTTGAGTCCGACGACGCCGGGAGACGAGCACTTCCACGTCGTGGCGCTCGACTATGGCATGAAGTGGAACATCGCACGCCACCTGGCCGACATGGGTTGCCGTGTGACCGTTATGCCCGGCCGCTCGACCGCCGAGCAGGTGCTGGCCCAGAATCCGGACGGCGTTTTCCTGTCGAACGGCCCCGGCGACCCCGAGCCGTTGACCTATGCCGTCGATACGATCCGCGATCTGGTGGGCAAGAAGCCGATCTTTGGCATTTGCCTGGGGCATCAACTGCTGAGCCTGGCGCTGGGGGCCCACACGTTCAAGCTCAAGTTCGGCCACCGGGGCGCGAACCAGCCCGTGTTCAACGAGCTGACCGGCACGGTTGAAATCACCTCGCAGAATCACGGCTTTGCCGTGGCCGAGGATTCGCTGCCGCCGTTCGTCGAAGTGACCCACCGCAATCTGAACGACGGCACGATTGAAGGGATTCGGCACAAAGAATTGCCGGCCTTCAGCGTGCAGTACCACCCCGAAGCCTCAGCCGGCCCGCACGACAGCAGCTACCTGTTCAACGAGTTCCGCGAAGCGATGACGGGACAGCTGCGGTAA
- the asnS gene encoding asparagine--tRNA ligase: MEKLSVREARQAEAVDKQVLLQGWVRTRRDSKAGFSFIELNDGSCLGNIQVVADGNLSNYESELKHLGAGYSISVEGLVKASPAKGQATEVHASAVRVHGTADQETYPLQKKQHSWEFLRTIAHLRPRTNTFGAIARVRNQVCQSIHAFFQEQGFLYIHTPIITASDCEGAGEMFRVTTMDLGKVPKANGAVDYTHDFFHKPAYLTVSGQLQGEIFACALGKIYTFGPTFRAENSNTSRHLAEFWMVEPEMAFFELTDNMDIAEKFLKRIFADVLARCGEDMQLFNTRIDNTVIATLEGIVNSQFERLSYTEAVSLLEKSGEKFEYPVEWGRDLQAEHERYLAEKKFGRPVILYDYPRTIKPFYMRVNDDGRTVRAMDILVPKVGEIIGGSQREERLDVLEQRMAEQGLEAANYWWYSDLRRYGTVPHAGFGLGLERAIQFISGMGNIRDVIPFPRTPGSAEF; the protein is encoded by the coding sequence ATGGAAAAGCTGAGCGTGCGCGAAGCGCGGCAAGCCGAAGCGGTCGACAAGCAAGTGCTCCTGCAGGGTTGGGTCCGTACGCGGCGCGACAGCAAGGCCGGTTTCAGCTTCATCGAGCTGAACGACGGAAGCTGTCTGGGCAACATCCAGGTCGTCGCCGACGGCAATCTGTCGAACTACGAATCCGAGCTTAAGCACCTGGGCGCTGGCTACAGCATCAGCGTTGAAGGGCTGGTCAAGGCGTCACCAGCCAAGGGGCAAGCCACCGAGGTCCACGCCTCGGCCGTGCGGGTGCATGGCACCGCGGACCAGGAAACCTACCCGCTGCAAAAGAAACAGCACTCGTGGGAGTTTCTGCGGACGATTGCTCATTTGCGGCCGCGCACCAACACGTTCGGCGCGATCGCCCGTGTACGCAACCAGGTTTGCCAGTCGATCCACGCATTCTTTCAGGAACAGGGCTTTCTGTACATTCACACGCCGATCATCACGGCCAGCGACTGTGAAGGGGCCGGCGAAATGTTCCGCGTCACGACGATGGACCTGGGCAAAGTGCCCAAGGCCAACGGCGCGGTCGACTACACGCACGATTTCTTCCACAAGCCGGCGTACTTGACCGTCAGCGGTCAACTACAAGGCGAAATCTTCGCCTGCGCTTTGGGCAAGATTTACACGTTTGGCCCGACGTTCCGGGCCGAGAACTCGAACACGTCGCGGCATCTGGCCGAGTTCTGGATGGTCGAGCCGGAGATGGCTTTCTTCGAGCTGACCGACAACATGGACATTGCCGAGAAGTTCCTGAAGCGAATCTTCGCCGATGTGCTCGCCCGCTGCGGCGAGGACATGCAACTGTTCAACACCCGCATCGACAACACGGTGATCGCCACGCTCGAAGGGATTGTGAACAGCCAGTTCGAGCGACTGTCATACACCGAGGCCGTTTCGCTGTTGGAGAAGTCAGGCGAGAAGTTTGAGTACCCGGTCGAATGGGGCCGCGACCTGCAGGCTGAACACGAACGCTACCTGGCCGAAAAGAAGTTTGGCCGGCCGGTGATCCTGTATGACTATCCGCGGACGATCAAACCGTTTTACATGCGCGTGAACGACGACGGCCGCACGGTCCGGGCGATGGACATCCTGGTCCCGAAGGTGGGCGAGATCATCGGCGGCAGCCAGCGCGAAGAACGGCTCGACGTGCTGGAACAGCGGATGGCCGAGCAAGGGCTCGAGGCAGCGAACTACTGGTGGTATTCCGACCTGCGGCGCTACGGCACGGTGCCCCACGCGGGCTTCGGCCTGGGACTGGAACGGGCCATTCAGTTCATCAGCGGCATGGGGAACATCCGCGACGTGATCCCCTTCCCCCGCACGCCGGGTAGTGCCGAGTTTTAA